A portion of the Thunnus albacares chromosome 5, fThuAlb1.1, whole genome shotgun sequence genome contains these proteins:
- the kcna10a gene encoding potassium voltage-gated channel subfamily A member 10, producing the protein MEVALVDFESLDDLDGSLEDEMDTDADETTALTVDMPPEHNSPGSSYRLQIPQPSSTPSHHSPSVTSCIWDSTSSLPIPQIHTLGVPQSPTMPTPSRQGRTSCASMISNWKLLLRSEGTKESEMIFSRLTKECCEDLFVDKRGLNDGDQKVIINIAGLRFETQLKTLDQFPDTLLGDPFKRMDYFDPMRNEYFFDRNRPSFDGILYYYQSGGKIRRPANVPLDVFADEILFYELGNEAMEQFREDEGFIKDVEIPLPDNDIYRQFWLLFEYPESSNAARGVALVSVFVIVISIIIFCMETLPEFRDDTDTIVPTAVQPFNQSRGYTSVAPPGVQPTTFTDPFFIVETACIAWFFFELCVRFLVCPSKKEFFHNLMNIIDIISIIPYFVTVVTELVTTPEENSGQNMSLAILRIIRLVRVFRIFKLSRHSKGLQILGQTLKASMRELGLLIFFLFIGVILFSSAIYFAEVDEPNTQFVSIPDGFWWAVVTMTTVGYGDMCPITMGGKMVGTLCAIAGVLTIALPVPVIVSNFNYFYHRETEAEDKLPMADAVEQAMKSDTDTKQGSNTSLNKANGIWQTGKG; encoded by the coding sequence ATGGAGGTGGCCCTGGTAGACTTTGAAAGCCTGGATGACCTTGATGGCAGCCTTGAGGATGAAATGGACACTGATGCTGATGAGACCACAGCTCTCACTGTGGACATGCCCCCAGAGCACAACAGCCCAGGCAGCAGCTACCGTCTGCAAATCCCTCAACCATCCTCTACGCCTTCCCACCACAGTCCCTCAGTGACCTCCTGCATTTGGGATTCCACCTCGTCTTTGCCCATTCCACAGATACATACACTGGGAGTACCACAGTCTCCAACAATGCCAACTCCAAGCAGACAGGGGCGCACTAGCTGTGCCAGTATGATCTCCAACTGGAAATTGCTGTTAAGAAGTGAGGGCACTAAGGAGAGTGAGATGATCTTCAGCCGGCTCACTAAGGAGTGCTGCGAGGATCTGTTTGTAGATAAACGAGGGCTGAATGATGGAGACCAGAAAGTCATTATTAACATTGCTGGTCTGCGTTTTGAGACACAGCTCAAAACATTGGACCAGTTTCCTGACACGCTGCTAGGAGACCCTTTTAAGAGGATGGACTACTTTGATCCCATGAGGAACGAGTATTTCTTTGATCGGAACCGACCCAGTTTTGACGGGATCTTGTATTACTACCAGTCAGGGGGTAAGATCAGACGTCCAGCTAATGTTCCCCTGGACGTGTTTGCAGATGAAATTCTGTTCTACGAGCTTGGAAACGAGGCCATGGAGCAGTTCAGAGAAGACGAGGGATTCATAAAGGATGTTGAGATCCCTCTACCTGATAATGATATCTATAGGCAATTCTGGCTGCTGTTTGAGTACCCAGAGAGCTCCAATGCGGCCCGGGGTGTAGCACTGgtgtctgtttttgtaattGTCATATCCATCATTATTTTCTGCATGGAAACACTGCCAGAATTCAGAGATGACACTGACACAATTGTGCCCACAGCAGTACAGCCTTTCAACCAATCCAGAGGCTACACTTCTGTGGCTCCACCTGGTGTACAGCCTACAACTTTCACTGATCCCTTCTTCATTGTTGAGACGGCCTGCATTGCGTGGTTCTTCTTTGAACTGTGTGTGCGATTTTTAGTCTGTCCTAGCAAAAAGGAATTTTTCCACAACCTCATGAACATCATTGACATTATATCCATCATCCCCTATTTTGTTACTGTGGTAACAGAATTGGTCACAACGCCTGAAGAGAACTCAGGACAGAACATGTCTTTGGCCATTCTGCGTATCATCCGTCTGGTCAGGGTGTTTCGTATATTCAAACTCTCGCGTCACTCCAAGGGACTACAGATCCTCGGACAGACTCTGAAGGCTAGCATGCGTGAGCTTGGCTtgctcatcttcttcctcttcatcggTGTCATCCTCTTCTCCAGTGCTATCTACTTTGCTGAAGTAGATGAGCCTAACACACAGTTTGTCAGCATACCTGATGGCTTCTGGTGGGCTGTTGTTACCATGACCACTGTAGGCTATGGGGACATGTGTCCAATTACCATGGGGGGTAAAATGGTGGGCACCTTGTGTGCTATTGCTGGTGTGCTGACCATTGCTTTGCCTGTTCCTGTCATTGTCTCCAATTTCAACTACTTCtaccacagagagacagaagcagagGACAAGTTGCCCATGGCAGATGCTGTTGAACAAGCCATGAAGTCTGACACAGACACCAAACAGGGTAGCAACACCTCGCTGAATAAAGCCAATGGCATCTGGCAGACGGGCAAAGGGTAA